CCGACGGTCTACAACCCGGACCAGGCCGACGCGGACGGCGACGGCCGCGGCGACGCCTGCGATGGGGCGCCGACGGACCCGACGGCCTGGGCCGTCCCGGGCGAGGCCACGGGACTGGTCTTCCCCAGCGTCATCGACGAGACCGCCATGGCGTGGCAGGCACCCGCGGCGCAGGGTGGCACCGTGGTCCTCTACGACTTGCTCCGCAGCGCCGTCGCCTCGGACTTCTCGGCGCCATCCTGCGCGGCCAGGGACCTCACGGCGACGACGGCGAGCGATCCGGCGACCCCGGGCGCGGGGACCAGGTTCTTCTACCTCGTACGATCGAGGAACGCCTGCGGCGGCAATCTCGGGAATCGATCCGATGGGTCCGCGCGGACCGGTGGGGCGTGCCCGTGACGGGCGCTCGAGTCGGGGCAGAGACCGGAGCGGCGCTCCGTTTCGGATCGTCCAAAGCGGCCCTCTTCCTCACCATGCCGTGCCTTCGAAGCGGCTCGGATGTCCGCCTCGGCATGACGATAGCGAGTCGCACGGGGCCGTCACCCGAGTGTCGATGCAGGGCCGATTCGCGCTAGGATAAGCCGTCGCGAGGCGCCGGTTCCTGGCGGCAGGCCTCGAGATATGACGGGCCGTCGCAGCCGTCGTTTTGGCCTCCGGTGCGACGAAAGGAAGCGGAGCGACGGGGGCGCTGTCGCGCCCGGACGCGCGAGGTCACGATGATTCGAAACTACTTGGATGAAGCGTTGAAGCGGGCGCGCTACACGCAGCTCGAGGACGGCACGTACTGCGCCGAGGTGCGTGGCCTCCGAGGCGTCGTCGCAACGGGAGAAACCCTGGAATCTTGCCGGGCCACGCTCCAAGAGGTGATCGAGGAGTGGGTTCTGGTGCGGGTGTCGCGCGGCCTCGAGGTTCCCTCGCTCGGTGGAGCGAAGATTCGAATTCGGAAGGCCGGCTGATGCCGCCGTGGAAGCCGCTGAAGCGCCGGGAGCTGATCGCGGGGCTACGGCGCGCCGGGTTCTCGGGACCGTACTCCGGCGGACGACACGAGTTCATGCAGAAGGGTGGTCTGGTCCTCGCGGTTCCGAACCCGCATCGAGGAGACATTTCGGTCGGGCTGCTTGCCGTGGTTCTCCGTCAAGCCGGAATCTCGCGTCAGGACTGGGAGCGTTTGTAGGGCCTTCTCAAAGAAGCAGGCAAAGACCCCGCCCCGTTCGGCCACACACCGCGTTCAGAAGTTGAGCTGGACGTGGAGCGCCCACTTCTTCTCGTCCTTGGGCAGCTTCGTGGGGTCGCTCACGACCGAGGCGTACTTGTCGTACGTCGTCCCTTCGTAGTCGAGCAGCACGGCCGCGGTTACTCCCTTCTGGAGCCGCGGCCAGTAAGCGACGCCGGCGATGGACCGGGTCTTCGTGGCGTCCCGGGTCTCGTCGGGCTCGTAGTCGTCGTGACGCAGCAGCAGCTCGAAGCCCTTGCCGAGCTTCGGCGTCACCCACGCGGACCAGCCCTTCGAGTCGACGACGGTCGATTGGACCAGGCTCACCGGGAACTTCCTGTCCGGGTCCTGGTCCTTCGCTTCGAGGTATTCGATCCCGGCGTTGACCCGGGCGTGCTCGAAGGTCACCGCGCCGACGAGCCGCCGCTTCACCGCGTCGCGGATGTAGTGATCGAGGTCCGCGAACGCCGCGAACCTGAGCCCCTTGAGGGCCGGCGACGCGGGGACGGGGCGGAAGGCGGCGCGGATCTGGTAGGCCTTCTGGTCGCTCGTCTCGGCTCCCGTGTAGGTCTCGCCGTTGAAGAGTCCGAAGTGGACGTCGCCGTAGCTGCCCGGGAACGAGAACTGCGCGGAGACACCGGTGTCGGCCGTGCCCAGGAGCTTCTCCCGGTCGGTGAAGGCGCTGCCCTGGAACCGGTAGCGGTAGATGTCGTCCATGTAGCCGGGGTACGGCGTCGGCTGGACGCCCAGGCGCACCCACGAGCCCTTCGGGAACCAGTCTTCCAGGCTGAACTGGCCGTAGGCGTACTTCGTCCGGAACACGTAGCTGCCCTTCACGTCGGCGTCCGCCTTGGTTTCCTGCTTGATGTCCGGCGTGAAGCGGAACGAGATCCGGTGGGAGAGGTTGCCGGTGACGTTGATGTACGCCCGGGTGAGGTTGAACGAGCTGGGCTTGTAGGTTCCCTCGCTGTTCGATCCCTGGGGCGCCGTCTGGTAGGTAAAGTCCGCGAAGAGCGTCCCGCCGACCTTGACCGACGGGGTGTCGTCCGCGGGCGCGGACCCGGCCGCAGGGGCCGCTTGAGCGAACGCGGGGACGCACAGGGCGAGCGCCACGGCGCCTCGGAGCGCCAGTCGGGCGAGCGGAGCGACCCGTCGTGTCCTGGAGTCCATGGTGGGGTTTCCTCCTTCAGCGTATCCGTCCGGTGCGGGCTCCGTGGAGTAGCGCATCGTAGCCGAAGACGCTCGGGAGAATCCGGACGTTGGGGGGTCCGATGGTCGCTATTCTCGAACGGGAGGCGCGGAACGGGGAAGGAAGGCGACCGAGGGCGGCCCCTCCGGCATGGATCAGATCGTGGTCCCGTCGGGGACGACCGCGTTCTTCATCACGACGACGATCCCGTCCCGGATCGCCCAGCCGGGCCCCTCCGCGTCGGTGAGCTTGTCCGGGTTCACGATCCGGACGTTCCGGCCGATTCGGGCGTTCTTGTCGATGATCGCGTCCCGGATCAGCGTTCCCTCCCCGATCCCGACCGGGGGCGCCCCGGGCGGCCCTTCGGGCGGGTGCGGGTCGGCGCCCATGAGCAGCGACCGGCGCACCGTGACGCCGTGCAGCACCGCACGGACGCCGATGACCGAATCCTCGACGGTGGAGCCGATCACCAGGCTCCCCTCGGACAGGATCGCGCGGTTGAACCGCGTCCCGCTCACTCGGGCGCCCGGGAGGTACCGCGGGTGGGTGTAGATCGGCCATCCCGGGTCCCCGAACGTGAACGGGGGGTCCGGGCTCACCAGGTCGAGGTGCGCGTCGTAGAACGCGCGGATGGTGCCGATGTCGCGCCAGTAGCCGCCGTAGAGGTGGGCGTACACCTTCCGGCTCGAGACCGCGGCGGGTATGACGTCCCGGCCGAAATCCGCCAGCCGGTTCTCGAGCGCCTCGACCAGGACCTTCTTGTCGAACAGGTAGATCCC
The sequence above is a segment of the Terriglobia bacterium genome. Coding sequences within it:
- a CDS encoding type II toxin-antitoxin system HicB family antitoxin: MIRNYLDEALKRARYTQLEDGTYCAEVRGLRGVVATGETLESCRATLQEVIEEWVLVRVSRGLEVPSLGGAKIRIRKAG
- a CDS encoding type II toxin-antitoxin system HicA family toxin, translating into MPPWKPLKRRELIAGLRRAGFSGPYSGGRHEFMQKGGLVLAVPNPHRGDISVGLLAVVLRQAGISRQDWERL
- a CDS encoding OprO/OprP family phosphate-selective porin → MDSRTRRVAPLARLALRGAVALALCVPAFAQAAPAAGSAPADDTPSVKVGGTLFADFTYQTAPQGSNSEGTYKPSSFNLTRAYINVTGNLSHRISFRFTPDIKQETKADADVKGSYVFRTKYAYGQFSLEDWFPKGSWVRLGVQPTPYPGYMDDIYRYRFQGSAFTDREKLLGTADTGVSAQFSFPGSYGDVHFGLFNGETYTGAETSDQKAYQIRAAFRPVPASPALKGLRFAAFADLDHYIRDAVKRRLVGAVTFEHARVNAGIEYLEAKDQDPDRKFPVSLVQSTVVDSKGWSAWVTPKLGKGFELLLRHDDYEPDETRDATKTRSIAGVAYWPRLQKGVTAAVLLDYEGTTYDKYASVVSDPTKLPKDEKKWALHVQLNF